A stretch of Rhododendron vialii isolate Sample 1 chromosome 4a, ASM3025357v1 DNA encodes these proteins:
- the LOC131323173 gene encoding LOW QUALITY PROTEIN: large ribosomal subunit protein bL28c (The sequence of the model RefSeq protein was modified relative to this genomic sequence to represent the inferred CDS: inserted 2 bases in 1 codon), whose translation MAVVTASSSCSGLWVGHSSTLRFSRPPVFGTKAGSQLGFLSSQFSGISISYPXTTLSLPKPISAPVVYRPFRPIARRVCPFTGKKTNRANNVSHSNTKTKKLQYVNLQYKRIWWEGGKRWVKLRLSTKALKTIEKNGLDAVAKKAGIDLRKK comes from the exons ATGGCCGTAGTTACAGCATCATCATCCTGTTCAGGACTGTGGGTGGGCCACTCCTCCACTCTACGCTTCTCCAGACCACCGGTGTTCGGAACCAAGGCCGGTTCCCAGCTAGGGTTTCTCTCGTCCCAGTTCAGTGGCATCTCAATTTCCTACCC AACAACATTGTCTTTGCCCAAACCCATCTCTGCACCCGTCGTCTACCGCCCTTTTCGGCCCATCGCcc GTAGAGTATGTCCTTTCACCGGGAAGAAAACCAACAGAGCAAACAACGTTTCTCACTCAAACACCAAGACGAAAAAGTTGCAGTATGTGAATCTGCAGTATAAAAGGATCTGGTGGGAGGGAGGGAAACGCTGGGTCAAACTGCGGTTGTCGACCAAGGCATTGAAGACCATAGAGAAGAATGGACTGGATGCTGTTGCTAAGAAAGCTGGGATCGATCTAAGAAAGAAATGA
- the LOC131322579 gene encoding AUGMIN subunit 1-like gives MADMICETSPSLIEGKTGFNINQIPDVKAWIESIFVAAGKDVPDFEYTPQSISHLHNLAIRLQANTQAALIVANDLHQKAAEYSSQAARIREVLENVGLALDTLPPNVVSVSQVLAKVANLLDVRDTELSSFLIAIGDINLRKTKVETKRTRIQRESKILLDHTRKAIARLTYFKRILQQLEDHVSHSEARMEKWKTNLAVMDAKQQQYLQQHANFKELLNRVGYTPEISHRVLVEMAEQRAELEKKTTPIVDTLRSYQDLPPDKALAVLAIEDKKCEYAAAEKYLEDVLQSALGTT, from the exons ATGGCCGACATGATTTGTGAAACCAGTCCTTCACTCATTGAAGGCAAAACGGGTTTCAATATTAATCAGATTCCAGATGTGAAAGCTTGGATTGAATCTATATTTGTTGCCGCTGGTAAAGATGTTCCGGACTTTGAGTACACACCTCAGAGCATTTCTCATTTGCATAATCTTGCCATCCGATTGCAAGCCAACACTCAAGCTGCGTTGATAGTTGCAAATGATCTCCATCAAAAAGCAGCTGAGTATAGTTCCCAAG CTGCAAGGATTAGAGAAGTATTGGAGAATGTAGGATTGGCGCTAGACACTTTGCCACCGAACGTGGTTTCAGTATCACAAGTTCTTGCGAAGGTGGCAAATTTGTTGGACGTTAGAGATACAGAATTAAGTAG TTTTCTTATAGCAATTGGAGACATAAATTTAAGAAAGACGAAGGTTGAAACTAAGAGGACTCGAATCCAAAGGGAGTCTAAAATACTTCTAGATCACACTCGAAAGGCAATAGCGAGGTTGACTTATTTCAAAAG AATCCTTCAACAGCTGGAGGATCATGTATCCCATTCTGAGGCTCGGATGGAAAAATGGAAGACAAACTTAGCGGTTATGGATGCTAAACAGCAACAATACCTGCAACAACATGCTAACTTCAAG GAGTTACTCAATCGTGTGGGATACACTCCCGAGATAAGTCACCGCGTTCTGGTTGAAATGGCTGAGCAAAGGGCAGAGTTGGAGAAGAAAACAACACCCATAGTTGATACTTTGAGAAGCTACCAAGACTTGCCTCCA GATAAAGCCCTGGCTGTTTTAGCCATCGAGGACAAAAAATGCGAATATGCTGCTGCCGAGAAGTATCTTGAAGATGTACTGCAGTCAGCTCTTGGGACGACATAG
- the LOC131322326 gene encoding protein NPGR2-like isoform X2, whose product MKFRNWMSKQKTSASGKLKTMLKCIFSGEQLRRDEIIPSSESLATRDYSASGYSSRAGEADIKLDTSNIEEAESSLRESGFLNYEEARALLGRLEYQKGNVEAALHVFEGIDIAAVTSKIKIAIARRSEIPRRHSQSDAAPPMSMHAVSLLFEAIFLKTKSLQTLGNFKEAAQSCKVILDTVESALPAGLPENFAAECKLQETLNKAVELLPELWKLALAPQETILSYRRALLYHWNLDLETKAKIEKEFAIYLLYSGSDASPPNLRSQIEGSFVPRNNHEEAILLLLILLRKFSLGQIYWDPSILDHLSFALSVAGELGVLARQVEELPTGIMERREQCSTLALCYYGEGENMVALNLLRNLLNDRENHNRIFELLLASKICGENRDCLEEGICYSRKVISEYNGKCEEMASVANCLLGISLSSQSGEIASDSLRITRQSEALEALETANRMTKGIDPNIVFHLSLENAEQRKLDVALYYAKQLLKLVAGSSVKGWILMARILSAQKRYVDAVDIINAALDETGKWDQGQLLRTKAKLQIAQGQLKSAIETYTHLLAVLQVQSKSFGVQKRLLKNRVYIDRSLEMETWHDLADVYTRLSQWRDAEVCLLKSKVINPHSASRWHSTGKLCKAKGLQKEALKSFEKALDVDPNHVPSLISTAIVLRELSYQSLPIVRSFLTDALRLDRTNPSAWYNLGLLYKAEVGALTLEAAECFEAAALLQDSAPVEPFR is encoded by the exons ATGAAATTCAGGAATTGGATGAGTAAGCAGAAAACAAGTGCTAGTGGGAAACTTAAAACTATGCTGAAGTGCATTTTTTCTGGGGAGCAATTGAGAAGAGATGAAATAATTCCTTCCTCAGAGTCCCTGGCAACCCGGGACTATTCGGCGAGTGGGTATTCTTCTCGAGCTGGTGAAGCTGATATAAAGTTGGATACGAGCAACATTGAGGAAGCTGAATCGTCTCTTCGTGAGAGCGGCTTTCTGAACTACGAG GAAGCGAGAGCTTTATTAGGTCGGCTTGAGTATCAAAAAGGGAATGTAGAAGCCGCTCTTCATGTATTCGAAGGAATAGACATTGCTGCCGTGACTTCCAAGATCAAGATTGCCATAGCTAGAAGGTCTGAGATTCCTAGACGCCATTCACAAAGTGATGCTGCCCCACCCATGTCTATGCATGCTGTCAGTTTACTTTTTGAGGCAATCTTTCTCAAGACCAAGTCATTGCAGACTCTGGGGAATTTTAAAG AAGCTGCTCAATCATGCAAAGTTATTCTGGACACAGTTGAATCCGCTTTACCAGCTGGGTTGCCAGAGAATTTTGCTGCTGAATGCAAATTGCAGGAGACTCTAAACAAGGCAGTTGAGTTACTTCCGGAGCTCTGGAAACTTGCTTTGGCCCCCCAAGAAACAATCTTGTCCTACAGGCGGGCCCTTCTTTATCACTGGAATCTTGATTTGGAAACCAaagcaaaaatagaaaaagagtttgCGATTTACCTTCTGTACAGTGGTAGTGATGCATCGCCACCAAATCTCCGCTCCCAAATAGAAGGTTCCTTTGTTCCAAGAAACAATCACGAAGAGGCGATCCTTCTGCTTCTGATTCTTCTCAGAAAGTTTTCACTTGGACAGATTTACTGGGACCCATCGATCTTGGATCACCTTTCTTTTGCCCTATCTGTTGCCGGTGAATTAGGGGTCCTTGCCCGTCAGGTAGAAGAGTTGCCAACTGGGATTATGGAGAGAAGAGAGCAATGTAGCACTCTAGCACTATGTTACTATGGGGAAGGTGAAAACATGGTGGCTTTGAATCTGTTAAGGAATCTTTTGAATGACAGGGAGAATCATAACCGCATATTCGAGCTATTATTAGCTTCAAAGATTTGTGGGGAGAATCGGGATTGCCTTGAGGAAGGGATATGCTATTCCCGGAAAGTTATTTCCGAATACAATGGCAAATGTGAAGAAATGGCAAGTGTTGCAAATTGCTTGCTAGGTATCTCCCTTTCATCGCAATCGGGAGAGATCGCTTCTGATTCTCTGAGGATTACACGACAGTCAGAGGCACTTGAGGCGTTAGAAACTGCAAACAGAATGACTAAGGGAATAGATCCTAATATTGTATTCCATCTTAGTCTAGAAAATGCTGAGCAGAGAAAACTGGATGTTGCGCTATATTATGCAAAGCAACTGTTGAAACTTGTGGCTGGGTCAAGTGTTAAAGGGTGGATACTTATGGCTCGGATTTTGTCGGCTCAAAAACGGTATGTTGATGCTGTGGATATAATCAATGCTGCTTTGGATGAGACTGGAAAGTGGGATCAAGGGCAATTGCTACGAACGAAAGCTAAGCTACAGATTGCACAGGGCCAATTGAAGAGTGCCATAGAAACGTATACTCATCTTCTTGCGGTTCTTCAAGTGCAGAGTAAAAGCTTTGGAGTTCAGAAGAGGCTTTTAAAG AACAGGGTATACATCGATAGAAGTCTGGAAATGGAAACGTGGCATGATCTGGCAGATGTATACACAAGGTTGTCACAATGGCGGGATGCTGAGGTCTGTCTTCTGAAATCGAAGGTTATCAATCCTCATTCTGCTTCTAGGTGGCACTCCACAG GTAAATTGTGTAAAGCGAAGGGCCTCCAAAAGGAAGCACTGAAATCATTCGAAAAGGCACTGGATGTCGATCCCAACCACGTTCCAAGCTTGATCTCGACAGCCATTGTTCTCAGAGAGCTAAGTTATCAATCACTGCCGATTGTGAGAAGCTTTCTTACTGATGCGCTGCGGCTTGACAGAACAAACCCTTCCGCGTGGTACAATCTTGGACTGCTTTACAAGGCTGAGGTTGGTGCATTGACACTAGAAGCCGCCGAGTGTTTTGAGGCTGCAGCCCTTCTCCAAGACTCCGCTCCGGTTGAACCCTTCAGATAA
- the LOC131322326 gene encoding protein NPGR2-like isoform X1, protein MVWGVFGMNSPGCRMKFRNWMSKQKTSASGKLKTMLKCIFSGEQLRRDEIIPSSESLATRDYSASGYSSRAGEADIKLDTSNIEEAESSLRESGFLNYEEARALLGRLEYQKGNVEAALHVFEGIDIAAVTSKIKIAIARRSEIPRRHSQSDAAPPMSMHAVSLLFEAIFLKTKSLQTLGNFKEAAQSCKVILDTVESALPAGLPENFAAECKLQETLNKAVELLPELWKLALAPQETILSYRRALLYHWNLDLETKAKIEKEFAIYLLYSGSDASPPNLRSQIEGSFVPRNNHEEAILLLLILLRKFSLGQIYWDPSILDHLSFALSVAGELGVLARQVEELPTGIMERREQCSTLALCYYGEGENMVALNLLRNLLNDRENHNRIFELLLASKICGENRDCLEEGICYSRKVISEYNGKCEEMASVANCLLGISLSSQSGEIASDSLRITRQSEALEALETANRMTKGIDPNIVFHLSLENAEQRKLDVALYYAKQLLKLVAGSSVKGWILMARILSAQKRYVDAVDIINAALDETGKWDQGQLLRTKAKLQIAQGQLKSAIETYTHLLAVLQVQSKSFGVQKRLLKNRVYIDRSLEMETWHDLADVYTRLSQWRDAEVCLLKSKVINPHSASRWHSTGKLCKAKGLQKEALKSFEKALDVDPNHVPSLISTAIVLRELSYQSLPIVRSFLTDALRLDRTNPSAWYNLGLLYKAEVGALTLEAAECFEAAALLQDSAPVEPFR, encoded by the exons ATGGTTTGGGGTGTGTTTGGCATGAATTCACCTGGTTGTAG AATGAAATTCAGGAATTGGATGAGTAAGCAGAAAACAAGTGCTAGTGGGAAACTTAAAACTATGCTGAAGTGCATTTTTTCTGGGGAGCAATTGAGAAGAGATGAAATAATTCCTTCCTCAGAGTCCCTGGCAACCCGGGACTATTCGGCGAGTGGGTATTCTTCTCGAGCTGGTGAAGCTGATATAAAGTTGGATACGAGCAACATTGAGGAAGCTGAATCGTCTCTTCGTGAGAGCGGCTTTCTGAACTACGAG GAAGCGAGAGCTTTATTAGGTCGGCTTGAGTATCAAAAAGGGAATGTAGAAGCCGCTCTTCATGTATTCGAAGGAATAGACATTGCTGCCGTGACTTCCAAGATCAAGATTGCCATAGCTAGAAGGTCTGAGATTCCTAGACGCCATTCACAAAGTGATGCTGCCCCACCCATGTCTATGCATGCTGTCAGTTTACTTTTTGAGGCAATCTTTCTCAAGACCAAGTCATTGCAGACTCTGGGGAATTTTAAAG AAGCTGCTCAATCATGCAAAGTTATTCTGGACACAGTTGAATCCGCTTTACCAGCTGGGTTGCCAGAGAATTTTGCTGCTGAATGCAAATTGCAGGAGACTCTAAACAAGGCAGTTGAGTTACTTCCGGAGCTCTGGAAACTTGCTTTGGCCCCCCAAGAAACAATCTTGTCCTACAGGCGGGCCCTTCTTTATCACTGGAATCTTGATTTGGAAACCAaagcaaaaatagaaaaagagtttgCGATTTACCTTCTGTACAGTGGTAGTGATGCATCGCCACCAAATCTCCGCTCCCAAATAGAAGGTTCCTTTGTTCCAAGAAACAATCACGAAGAGGCGATCCTTCTGCTTCTGATTCTTCTCAGAAAGTTTTCACTTGGACAGATTTACTGGGACCCATCGATCTTGGATCACCTTTCTTTTGCCCTATCTGTTGCCGGTGAATTAGGGGTCCTTGCCCGTCAGGTAGAAGAGTTGCCAACTGGGATTATGGAGAGAAGAGAGCAATGTAGCACTCTAGCACTATGTTACTATGGGGAAGGTGAAAACATGGTGGCTTTGAATCTGTTAAGGAATCTTTTGAATGACAGGGAGAATCATAACCGCATATTCGAGCTATTATTAGCTTCAAAGATTTGTGGGGAGAATCGGGATTGCCTTGAGGAAGGGATATGCTATTCCCGGAAAGTTATTTCCGAATACAATGGCAAATGTGAAGAAATGGCAAGTGTTGCAAATTGCTTGCTAGGTATCTCCCTTTCATCGCAATCGGGAGAGATCGCTTCTGATTCTCTGAGGATTACACGACAGTCAGAGGCACTTGAGGCGTTAGAAACTGCAAACAGAATGACTAAGGGAATAGATCCTAATATTGTATTCCATCTTAGTCTAGAAAATGCTGAGCAGAGAAAACTGGATGTTGCGCTATATTATGCAAAGCAACTGTTGAAACTTGTGGCTGGGTCAAGTGTTAAAGGGTGGATACTTATGGCTCGGATTTTGTCGGCTCAAAAACGGTATGTTGATGCTGTGGATATAATCAATGCTGCTTTGGATGAGACTGGAAAGTGGGATCAAGGGCAATTGCTACGAACGAAAGCTAAGCTACAGATTGCACAGGGCCAATTGAAGAGTGCCATAGAAACGTATACTCATCTTCTTGCGGTTCTTCAAGTGCAGAGTAAAAGCTTTGGAGTTCAGAAGAGGCTTTTAAAG AACAGGGTATACATCGATAGAAGTCTGGAAATGGAAACGTGGCATGATCTGGCAGATGTATACACAAGGTTGTCACAATGGCGGGATGCTGAGGTCTGTCTTCTGAAATCGAAGGTTATCAATCCTCATTCTGCTTCTAGGTGGCACTCCACAG GTAAATTGTGTAAAGCGAAGGGCCTCCAAAAGGAAGCACTGAAATCATTCGAAAAGGCACTGGATGTCGATCCCAACCACGTTCCAAGCTTGATCTCGACAGCCATTGTTCTCAGAGAGCTAAGTTATCAATCACTGCCGATTGTGAGAAGCTTTCTTACTGATGCGCTGCGGCTTGACAGAACAAACCCTTCCGCGTGGTACAATCTTGGACTGCTTTACAAGGCTGAGGTTGGTGCATTGACACTAGAAGCCGCCGAGTGTTTTGAGGCTGCAGCCCTTCTCCAAGACTCCGCTCCGGTTGAACCCTTCAGATAA